One Enterobacter asburiae genomic window, ACTAATAACCTTAGTTGACCCCTGAACCGCCCCGCCAGTTTTGCTGGCGGGGCGGTTGTCAAATGGCGAGCCCCGTCACACTGTCTATACTTACATGGCTATGAAAGAGGTAAAGGCGTTTACCTCTCGTAAACCGTAAGGAGGATTAGGGTGGCTGACATGTTAACCGCACCGCCTGTACTGCCCGGAAAATATGCTTTCTTTTTTGACCTCGACGGGACACTCGCCGGGATCCAGCCGCATCCTGACGACGTGGTCGTACCGGATACGGTGCTAGAGAATTTGCAGCAGCTCTCCAGACTGAACGAGGGCGCATTGGCATTGATTTCAGGGCGCTCAATGGCCGAGCTGGACGTGCTCGCCAGTCCTTACCACTTTCCGCTAGCCGGTGTACACGGAGCGGAGCGCCGCGATATCCATGATCAACTGCACGTTGTATCACTTCCTGAGACTTTAATTAAGGCGTTACACACTCAACTCTCCTCGGCGCTGGCGTCGCTTCCGGGCACTGAACTGGAAGCGAAGGGCATGGCTTTCGCCTTGCACTATCGCCAGGCACCGCATCACGAGGCGGCAATCTTTGCGATTGCCCGCAGCGTGGCCGATGCACACCCGCAGCTCGCGCTGCAGCCGGGGAAGTGCGTCGTCGAGATAAAACCGGAAGGGATTAATAAAGGTGCTGCTATTGCGGCGTTTATGGCGGAACCGCCATTTAAGGGACGTACACCCGTGTTTTTTGGCGATGACCTGACCGACGAGGCCGGGTTTCGCGTGGTGAATCAGGCCGGAGGGATCGCCGTCAAGGTGGGGCCTGGTGACACCGTTGCCGAATGGCGCCTGGCGGACGTCGCTAGCGTCTGGCAGTGGATATCTGACATCGCTAACCAGCAACAACAACAAATAGCGCAAAGCAAAGGGGGAAACCATTATGGGTCGCTTAGTCGTCGTCTCTAACCGAATCGCACCGCCTGATGATAAAAAAGCCAGTGCGGGTGGCCTGGCGGTAGGGGTGTTAGGTGCCTTAAAAGCCGCTGGCGGGCTGTGGTTTGGCTGGAGTGGGGAAATCAGTGAAGAGGAGAAACCGCTCAAAAAGGTGACGCGCGGAAACATTACGTGGGCTTCATTTGCATTGAAAGAGAAAGACTACGACGAGTATTACTCGCAGTTCTCGAATGCCGTCCTGTGGCCCGCGTTTCACTATCGTCTTGACCTGGTCAAATTCCAGCGTGAATCCTTCGAAGGCTATTCGCGCGTGAATGCGCTGCTGGCGGATAAACTGCTGCCATTAATAGAAGAAGACGATATTTTATGGATCCACGATTATCACCTGTTGCCCTTCGCGCGCGAGCTGAGAAAAAGAGGGGTAAATAACCGCATTGGCTTCTTCCTGCACATCCCGTTCCCGACGCCGGAAATTTTTACCGCGCTGCCGCCGCATGAAGAATTGCTGGAGGCGCTGTGTGATTACGATTTGCTGGGCTTCCAGACCGAAAATGACCGCCTCGCGTTCCTTGACTCCGTGTCAGGTAAAGCGCGGCTGGTGACCAAAGGCGGGAAAACCCATACGGCGTGGGGGAAAACCTTCCACACCGAAGTGTATCCAATAGGGATTGAACCTGACGAAATTGCGGAGCAGGCTTCCGGCCCGCTGCCGCCTAAGCTGGCACAGCTTAAGAATGAACTCAAACACGTGAAAAATATCTTCTCGGTAGAGCGTCTTGATTATTCCAAAGGGCTGCCGGAACGCTTCCTGGCGTATGAAACGCTGCTGGATAAATATCCGCAGCATCACGGTAAAATCCGCTATACCCAGATCGCGCCGACGTCGCGCGGTGAGGTTCAGGCTTATCAGGACATTCGCCACCAGCTGGAGACGGAAGCAGGGCGCATTAATGGCCGCTACGGGCAGTTGGGCTGGACGCCGCTGTTTTACCTGAACCAGCACTTTGACCGTAAGATCCTGATGAAGGTCTTCCGCTATGCGGATGTTGGCCTGGTCACGCCGCTGCGCGACGGGATGAACCTGGTGGCGAAAGAGTATGTGGCGGCCCAGGATCCTGCCGACCCGGGTGTTCTGGTGCTCTCCCAGTTTGCCGGCGCCGCAAATGAGCTCACGTCGGCGCTTATCGTTAACCCTTATGACAGGGACGACGTGGCGAACGCGCTGAATCGCGCCCTGACAATGCCGCTCACGGAACGTCTTTCCCGCCATGCTGACATGATGGAGACGATCCGTAAGAACGACATTAACCACTGGCAGGCACGTTTTATTCAGGATCTCCGGGATATCGCCCCGCAAAGTCATGAAGGCGATCTGCAAAAAAAGATCGCGACCTTCCCTAAACTCGCCTGATTTTCCGCTGGGGGGTTAATTCCCCCCAAGCGGCACTAACAGCACATCGACCTGGCTCGACGCGACAATGGATTTCGCCGCGCAGGCTGCCCGCGATATAAAGCTGTGGTTATGATTCCCGCAAATAACTAAATCAATATCCTGTTTACGACACATGTCGAGAATATGGGCGTTAAGCTCCCCGGTCGCAATAATTGTCTCATAAACCGGATATTGTGCCTTTTCCACCAGTTCACGCAGAAATTGCTGCGTTTCTTCCTGAAGGACCTCTCGAATATCCTCCAGCATGGGGGCAGCCAGCTGATTATACATCTCTGGCTCCGCGGCGAGCGTGATGAGGCTGATGCGGGCATTGTGGGGTCTGGCAATGGAAACTGCCCGCGCGACGAGCTGATGACTTTCGGAGGAAACTGCAACAGAAACAAGAAGATGGGAGTAACTCATGGCGCACTCCTTAGGTGTCTGAAAGACAGCGTATGATCACCTTTACCGCGATTTCCCAGGTTCTGCAAGAGCAGATTACGACATTAGTGTGAAGCTTATCATAATTATTCATTAATTATTCTTATAAGAAGAATAACTGAAAAATGCGCCTAAATGAAAAAAATTAACAACTTAACGTAAATCACACAAATTCACGCTTTCACTGTTAAATCGTTTTGACGCGTTACAAAATCATTTCGAATGATCACGTCCTGAAACATCTTTTTTGTGCTACCTGCATAACTATATGTTTTTTCACGGTAAGAAAAATGTTTCCCGAAGAGGGGATTGTTGTAAATGTTTCCGCGGGGTGCTTACGACGGTAAAAGCACGATACATGCCAGTTCGGATCACCCGTGTGCATGAGTATTCGTCAATTAAGAATACAAAACAGTACTGATTGGTTAAAAAATGAACAAATTACAAGTCATACTGATGGATTTATGGGTCATATTCACTTAAATTGTGTGACGTGGATCACATTTTTTTTAAATTTGAGGGTGGCTGGATTGTATGTGGCAAAACTGACGAGTAGAGTTTGCGTCGAATTAGGAAAAATCTTAGTTATTTGTAAGAAATGATAAATCTTGTAAGAGACGCATTCGCGGTTTCTCTCTTACGGTTTCAGTGAATACAAACCTAAATTCAACTATGCATTTAGCCTTTTCTTTTTTATACCGGGTGATTTCCCGGCGACATCACGGGGTGCGGTCTTTCCGCATAAAAATAATAGTTGGTTATTCGGGATGGGAACAATGCATACATCCGAGTTGCTAAAACATATCTATGACATCAATTTGTCGTATTTACTGCTCGCGCAGCGTTTGATTAGTCAGGACAAGGCGTCCGCGATGTTTCGTCTGGGTATTAACGAAGAGATGGCAACCATGCTGGGCGGTTTAACCCTCCCGCAGATGGTTAAACTGGCTGAAACGAATCAACTGGTTTGCCAGTTCCGTTTCGATGATTCACAGACAATAACGCGTCTGACGCAGGATTCCCGTGTGGACGATCTTCAACAGATCCATACCGGTATTCTTCTCTCCACTCGCTTGCTTAACGAAATCAGCCAGCCTGATGACGCAGCCCGTAAGAAAAGGGCCTAGCAATGAGCGAGAAAAGCATTGTTCAGGAAGCGCGTGACATACAGTTGGCCATGGAGCTGATTACACTGGGTGCTCGTTTACAAATGCTGGAAAGCGAGACTCAGTTGAGCCGTGGCCGTCTCATCAAACTGTACAAAGAGTTACGTGGTAGTCCCCCGCCGAAAGGCATGCTGCCGTTTTCTACCGACTGGTTTATGACGTGGGAGCAGAATATTCACGCTTCCATGTTCTGTAATGCCTGGCAGTATCTTCTCAAAACCGGTTTGTGTAGCGGCGTTGACGCCGTGATCAAAGCGTACAAACTTTACCTTGAACAATGCCCACAGCAGGAAGAAGGTCCTCTGCTGGCGCTGACCCGCGCATGGACGCTGGTGCGTTTTGTTGAGAGCGGAATGCTTGAACTGTCGCGCTGCAACTGCTGCGACGGCAATTTTATTACCCATGCTCATCAGCCTGCAGGCAGCTTCGCCTGTAGTTTATGTCAGCCTCCATCCCGCGCAGTAAAAAGACGTAAACTTTCCCGGGATGCTGCCGATATTATTCCACAACTGCTGGATGAACAGATCGAACAAGCTGTTTAACCCGAACGTGTGGGAAAGATTCCAGCAGCGGTAAGCAATTACCGCTGCTTTTTTTTACCCCGCAAACGGTAAACGCTGCGAGCTGGACGTCCTTGCCATAGTCACTAGCGGAAGGATGATGTCGTGCTTATCTTATTAGGTTACCTGGTAGTTCTCGGTACAGTTTTCGGCGGTTACATGATGACCGGCGGGCACCTTGGAGCACTCTATCAACCGGCTGAACTTATTATCATCGGCGGTGCAGGGGTAGGGGCTTTTATCGTTGGCAACAACGGTAAATCGATCAAGGGCACGCTGAAAGCGATTCCGTTGCTGTTCCGTCGCTCGAAATACACCAAAAGTATGTATATGGATCTGCTGGCACTGCTCTATCGCCTGATGGCGAAGTCGCGTCAGCAGGGCATGTTCTCGCTTGAACGGGATATTGAAAACCCGAAAGAGAGCGAAATTTTTGCCAGCTATCCGCGAATTCTTGCTGACGCCATGATGCTGGATTTCATCGTCGACTATCTGCGGCTCATCATCAGCGGCAACATGAATACCTTCGAAATCGAAGCGCTGATGGACGAAGAGATCGAAACCCACGAAAGCGAATCTGAAGTGCCGGCCAACAGCCTGGCGCTGGTCGGCGACTCGCTTCCGGCATTCGGTATCGTTGCGGCGGTCATGGGGGTGGTTCACGCCCTGGCCTCGGCAGACCGTCCGGCAGCCGAGCTCGGTGCGCTGATTGCCCATGCGATGGTGGGGACTTTCCTCGGTATTTTGCTGGCGTACGGCTTCATCTCTCCGCTGGCAAGCGTTCTGCGCCAGAAGAGCGCGGAAACCACCAAAATGATGCAGTGCGTGAAGATCACGCTGCTTTCTAACCTCAACGGTTACGCGCCACCGATCGCGGTTGAGTTTGGCCGTAAAACGCTTTACTCCAGCGAGCGTCCGTCGTTTATCGAGCTTGAAGAACACGTGCGTGCGGTGAAAAACCCAAACCAACAGACGACAACTGAGGACGCATGAAAAACCAGTCCCATCCGATCGTCATCGTAAAAAAACGCAAGCACAAGGGCGGCGGGCATGGCGCACACGGCTCGTGGAAAATTGCGTACGCCGACTTTATGACCGCAATGATGGCGTTCTTTCTGGTGATGTGGCTGATCTCCATCTCCAGCCCAAAAGAACTGATCCAGATTGCCGAATATTTCCGAACGCCGCTGGCAACGGCGGTGGCCGGTGGGCCGCGTATCTCTAACAGCGAAAGCCCGATCCCGGGCGGCGGCGATGATTACACCCAGCAGAAGGGTGAGGTGAAAAAAGAGCCGAACATCGACGAGCTGAAAAGAAAGATGGAGCAGGCGCGTCTGAAGAAACTGCGTGGCGATCTCGATCAGCTGATTGAGGCGGATCCGAAGCTTCGCGCGCTGCGCCCGCATCTGAAGATCGACCTGGTGCAGGAAGGGCTGCGTATTCAGATTATCGACAGCCAGAACCGCCCCATGTTTAAAACCGGGAGTGCGGAAGTCGAACCGTACATGCGCGACATTCTGCGTGCCATTGCACCGGTGCTGAACGGCATTCCTAACCGAATCAGCCTGTCAGGACACACGGATGATTTCCCGTACGCCAGTGGGGAGAAGGGATACAGCAACTGGGAGCTTTCTGCCGATCGTGCCAACGCCTCGCGTCGCGAGCTGGTGGTAGGTGGGCTTGATGATGGCAAGGTACTGCGCGTAGTCGGCATGGCCGCAACCATGCGCGTTTCCGACCGCGGGCCGGATGATGCCATCAACCGTCGTATCAGTCTTTTAGTGCTGAACCAGCAGGCGGAGCAGGCCATCCTGCATGAAAACGCCGAAAGTCAGAATGAGTCACTGGACGATTTAAAACAGCCTGGGGCCGTTCCTTCGGCTGCCGTTCCAACATCGCCACCAGCCAATCCGAGGTGATAGCGTGAGCATGGATATTAGCGATTTTTACCAGACATTCTTTGATGAAGCCGACGAATTGTTGGCCGATATGGAGCAACACTTGCTCGATTTGGTGCCCGAAGCACCAGACTCCGAGCAGCTCAATGCCATCTTCCGTGCGGCGCACTCTATTAAAGGCGGAGCCGGAACGTTTGGATTTACCATCCTGCAGGAAACCACCCATTTAATGGAAAACCTGCTTGATGAAGCACGACGCGGTGAGATGCAGCTCAATACCGACATTATCAACCTGTTTTTGGAAACCAAAGATATT contains:
- the otsB gene encoding trehalose-phosphatase gives rise to the protein MADMLTAPPVLPGKYAFFFDLDGTLAGIQPHPDDVVVPDTVLENLQQLSRLNEGALALISGRSMAELDVLASPYHFPLAGVHGAERRDIHDQLHVVSLPETLIKALHTQLSSALASLPGTELEAKGMAFALHYRQAPHHEAAIFAIARSVADAHPQLALQPGKCVVEIKPEGINKGAAIAAFMAEPPFKGRTPVFFGDDLTDEAGFRVVNQAGGIAVKVGPGDTVAEWRLADVASVWQWISDIANQQQQQIAQSKGGNHYGSLSRRL
- the otsA gene encoding alpha,alpha-trehalose-phosphate synthase, whose translation is MGRLVVVSNRIAPPDDKKASAGGLAVGVLGALKAAGGLWFGWSGEISEEEKPLKKVTRGNITWASFALKEKDYDEYYSQFSNAVLWPAFHYRLDLVKFQRESFEGYSRVNALLADKLLPLIEEDDILWIHDYHLLPFARELRKRGVNNRIGFFLHIPFPTPEIFTALPPHEELLEALCDYDLLGFQTENDRLAFLDSVSGKARLVTKGGKTHTAWGKTFHTEVYPIGIEPDEIAEQASGPLPPKLAQLKNELKHVKNIFSVERLDYSKGLPERFLAYETLLDKYPQHHGKIRYTQIAPTSRGEVQAYQDIRHQLETEAGRINGRYGQLGWTPLFYLNQHFDRKILMKVFRYADVGLVTPLRDGMNLVAKEYVAAQDPADPGVLVLSQFAGAANELTSALIVNPYDRDDVANALNRALTMPLTERLSRHADMMETIRKNDINHWQARFIQDLRDIAPQSHEGDLQKKIATFPKLA
- the uspC gene encoding universal stress protein UspC → MSYSHLLVSVAVSSESHQLVARAVSIARPHNARISLITLAAEPEMYNQLAAPMLEDIREVLQEETQQFLRELVEKAQYPVYETIIATGELNAHILDMCRKQDIDLVICGNHNHSFISRAACAAKSIVASSQVDVLLVPLGGN
- the flhD gene encoding flagellar transcriptional regulator FlhD; this translates as MHTSELLKHIYDINLSYLLLAQRLISQDKASAMFRLGINEEMATMLGGLTLPQMVKLAETNQLVCQFRFDDSQTITRLTQDSRVDDLQQIHTGILLSTRLLNEISQPDDAARKKRA
- the flhC gene encoding flagellar transcriptional regulator FlhC, with amino-acid sequence MSEKSIVQEARDIQLAMELITLGARLQMLESETQLSRGRLIKLYKELRGSPPPKGMLPFSTDWFMTWEQNIHASMFCNAWQYLLKTGLCSGVDAVIKAYKLYLEQCPQQEEGPLLALTRAWTLVRFVESGMLELSRCNCCDGNFITHAHQPAGSFACSLCQPPSRAVKRRKLSRDAADIIPQLLDEQIEQAV
- the motA gene encoding flagellar motor stator protein MotA; translated protein: MLILLGYLVVLGTVFGGYMMTGGHLGALYQPAELIIIGGAGVGAFIVGNNGKSIKGTLKAIPLLFRRSKYTKSMYMDLLALLYRLMAKSRQQGMFSLERDIENPKESEIFASYPRILADAMMLDFIVDYLRLIISGNMNTFEIEALMDEEIETHESESEVPANSLALVGDSLPAFGIVAAVMGVVHALASADRPAAELGALIAHAMVGTFLGILLAYGFISPLASVLRQKSAETTKMMQCVKITLLSNLNGYAPPIAVEFGRKTLYSSERPSFIELEEHVRAVKNPNQQTTTEDA
- the motB gene encoding flagellar motor protein MotB, which codes for MKNQSHPIVIVKKRKHKGGGHGAHGSWKIAYADFMTAMMAFFLVMWLISISSPKELIQIAEYFRTPLATAVAGGPRISNSESPIPGGGDDYTQQKGEVKKEPNIDELKRKMEQARLKKLRGDLDQLIEADPKLRALRPHLKIDLVQEGLRIQIIDSQNRPMFKTGSAEVEPYMRDILRAIAPVLNGIPNRISLSGHTDDFPYASGEKGYSNWELSADRANASRRELVVGGLDDGKVLRVVGMAATMRVSDRGPDDAINRRISLLVLNQQAEQAILHENAESQNESLDDLKQPGAVPSAAVPTSPPANPR